In one Niveibacterium umoris genomic region, the following are encoded:
- the hflX gene encoding GTPase HflX, whose amino-acid sequence MQTEVPKMPVRAVVAAVQLPNVSDVEFEASLTELRELAKTLGLTVVRTFTQKRAGFDQTGYLGIGKRQEIHAYVTGEAGFDEMDGTPLSVDPEGGDIEVVLVDHEISPSQARNLELAVGCEVMDRTMVILEIFHRNARSPAAKAQVEIARLGYMAPRLREAAKLAGPQGRQRSGVGGRGAGESHTELDRRKIRDRIAELQLEIVAMNAARETQRARRQGRQSLPSVALVGYTNAGKSTLMRALTGSEVLVANKLFATLDTTVRALYPESVPRILVSDTVGFIKNLPHGLVASFKSTLDEALDAALLLHVIDASDPGFERQLMVTDEVLKEIGADDLPRIRVFNKIDFVGDAAAQAECEAALRAQYPDCVVMSARNPDHVARMHQTIVAFFQQDLVEAELFLPWSAQQLRKDIYENCQVLEERADEDGAHFRVRGETITLNRLRELVAQAQ is encoded by the coding sequence ATGCAAACCGAAGTCCCGAAGATGCCCGTGCGCGCCGTGGTCGCAGCGGTACAACTGCCCAACGTCAGCGACGTCGAGTTCGAAGCCTCACTGACCGAGCTGCGCGAACTCGCGAAGACGCTCGGGCTCACCGTCGTGCGTACCTTCACGCAGAAGCGGGCCGGCTTCGACCAGACCGGCTACCTGGGCATCGGCAAGCGGCAGGAGATTCACGCCTACGTGACCGGCGAGGCGGGTTTCGACGAAATGGACGGCACCCCGCTGTCGGTGGACCCCGAAGGCGGCGATATCGAAGTCGTGCTGGTCGACCACGAGATCTCGCCCTCGCAGGCGCGCAACTTGGAGCTGGCGGTGGGCTGCGAGGTGATGGACCGCACCATGGTCATCCTCGAGATCTTCCACCGCAACGCGCGTTCGCCGGCGGCCAAGGCGCAGGTCGAGATCGCGCGGCTGGGCTACATGGCGCCGCGCTTGCGCGAAGCGGCCAAGCTCGCCGGCCCGCAGGGGCGCCAGCGCAGCGGCGTGGGCGGCCGTGGCGCCGGTGAATCGCACACCGAACTTGACCGGCGCAAGATTCGCGACCGCATCGCCGAACTGCAGCTCGAAATCGTCGCCATGAACGCCGCGCGCGAGACCCAGCGCGCCCGCCGCCAGGGTCGCCAGAGTCTGCCCAGCGTCGCGCTCGTCGGCTACACCAACGCCGGCAAATCCACCCTGATGCGTGCGCTGACCGGCAGCGAAGTCCTCGTCGCCAACAAGCTGTTTGCCACCCTGGATACCACGGTGCGTGCGCTGTATCCGGAAAGCGTGCCGCGCATCCTCGTCAGCGACACGGTGGGCTTCATCAAGAACCTGCCGCATGGTCTCGTTGCGTCGTTCAAGTCCACGCTCGACGAAGCGCTCGACGCCGCGTTGCTTTTGCATGTGATCGACGCCAGCGACCCCGGCTTCGAGCGCCAGCTGATGGTGACCGATGAAGTGCTGAAGGAAATCGGCGCCGACGATCTGCCGCGCATCCGCGTCTTCAACAAGATCGACTTCGTTGGCGACGCTGCCGCACAGGCCGAATGCGAAGCCGCGCTGCGCGCACAGTACCCCGATTGCGTGGTGATGAGCGCCCGCAACCCGGACCACGTCGCGCGCATGCACCAGACCATCGTCGCCTTCTTCCAGCAGGATCTGGTCGAAGCCGAACTCTTCCTGCCCTGGTCCGCGCAGCAACTGCGCAAGGACATCTACGAGAACTGCCAGGTGCTGGAAGAACGCGCCGACGAAGACGGTGCGCACTTCCGCGTGCGCGGCGAAACCATCACGCTCAATCGCCTGCGCGAACTGGTCGCCCAGGCGCAATGA
- a CDS encoding TolB family protein yields MHILLGLLVVGVVAYLIFRARQSPQAPFAAVAAANPELAEEAARLDIAFVSNGKLFYRAPGDTVRQLESAHVIEAQDRRERSKQRHGWKQNTSFGVSANGGMRSFESADAPTAFTSATYDAGVGALLYFLKDETVGGLFACPPGAKSEQRLLLKQGLHLEDLNLSPDAQLLAATSVQGDGTANIALLNRDGSALREVTAGDTYDSSPGWIPGVAQRLLFQSAGLARDERGYVVAQGNATIQMLNMESGTVSPVLEDPRYDFVQPRVSPDGNLLFIRRPYEVPRYGADNFVLDTLLFPFRLLRALFHFLNFFSLMYSRKPLTSASGPAMQADIKNIMLQGKRIDAEKSLRNERPIHGVPSLVPRSWELVSRTPEGVDRVLATNVASYDLGPGGRIVYSNGRGVFVLADDGKTALALKSDFIARVFAARLDRAQV; encoded by the coding sequence GTGCACATACTGTTGGGATTGCTGGTCGTCGGCGTGGTGGCTTACCTGATCTTTCGCGCGCGACAGTCGCCGCAGGCGCCGTTTGCTGCGGTGGCCGCCGCGAACCCCGAACTCGCCGAAGAAGCGGCCCGTCTCGATATCGCCTTCGTCTCCAACGGCAAACTCTTCTATCGCGCACCGGGTGACACCGTGCGTCAGCTTGAGAGTGCCCATGTGATCGAGGCGCAGGATCGCCGCGAACGCAGCAAGCAGCGCCACGGCTGGAAGCAGAACACCAGCTTCGGTGTGTCGGCCAATGGCGGCATGCGTAGCTTCGAGTCTGCCGACGCACCGACAGCCTTCACCTCGGCCACTTACGACGCGGGTGTCGGCGCCTTGCTGTACTTCCTCAAGGACGAAACGGTCGGTGGCCTGTTCGCCTGCCCGCCGGGCGCCAAATCCGAACAGCGCCTGCTGCTCAAGCAAGGCCTGCACCTTGAAGACCTCAACCTGTCACCGGACGCCCAACTGCTCGCCGCGACGTCAGTCCAGGGCGATGGCACCGCGAACATCGCGCTGCTCAACCGCGACGGCAGTGCGCTGCGCGAAGTCACTGCCGGCGATACCTACGATTCTTCACCGGGATGGATACCGGGCGTCGCGCAGCGCCTGCTGTTCCAGTCCGCCGGTCTGGCGCGCGATGAGCGCGGTTATGTGGTCGCGCAGGGCAACGCCACGATCCAGATGCTCAACATGGAATCGGGCACCGTTTCGCCTGTGCTCGAAGATCCACGATACGACTTCGTGCAACCGCGCGTCAGTCCGGACGGCAACCTGCTCTTCATCCGCCGCCCCTACGAAGTGCCGCGCTACGGTGCCGACAACTTCGTGCTCGACACGCTGCTGTTCCCCTTCCGGCTGTTGCGCGCGCTCTTCCACTTTCTCAACTTCTTCTCGCTGATGTATTCGCGCAAGCCGCTCACCAGCGCGTCCGGCCCCGCGATGCAGGCCGACATCAAGAACATCATGCTGCAGGGCAAGCGCATCGACGCCGAAAAGTCGCTGCGCAACGAGCGCCCGATCCATGGCGTGCCATCGCTGGTGCCGCGCAGTTGGGAACTGGTCAGCCGTACACCAGAAGGTGTCGACCGTGTGCTCGCCACCAATGTCGCGTCCTACGACCTTGGTCCCGGCGGGCGCATCGTGTATTCAAACGGCCGCGGGGTCTTCGTGCTTGCCGACGACGGCAAGACCGCGCTCGCACTCAAGAGCGATTTCATCGCACGGGTATTCGCTGCGCGGCTCGATCGCGCGCAAGTCTGA
- a CDS encoding carbohydrate-binding module family 20 domain-containing protein yields the protein MTVKIIGRRLAASFALMGAGLMLAPLASAADWKPGVPRTAYVNLFEWSWSSVARECVTELGPKGYAAVQVSPPQEHLKGSEWWVRYQPVSYKLDSRSGNRREFFAMVQICKAAGVDVYVDAVINHMAGGTTGVGTAGSTYGNYIYPAVPYDRSSFHTPSCSIASSDYDNNRSNVTQCDLPGLPDLDTGNPAVQDRIAAYLKDLLSLGVKGFRIDAAKHIKPEELAAIKAKVPGAYFLTQEVIKDGSLYNSGDINKYPEIGTVNEFSYVYAMKNMFMNMYGFNLSRMPEAFANWGMFPSNKATVFVNNHDTERKYCDKYAPGAQCDSMNTFSGDKLYLANVFMLGYPYGYPQVMSGYYFNSHDMGPVGQPYKGFELTPSNCSSDPTAAGKWDCVHRDKRVANMVGFRNFTAASPLRRWAADGENRISFVRGNKGFVAINNTTDVWAKTFATGLPDATYCNVLTSDQPETGFCPAAAQVKVVGGQATLSIPANAAVALHFGAVVQPLIRALPSRIPDSLNVARSQVVTSKAVRSFDFAPVLVSAVGGEVSVGNSAFAPTATVNPGQVFRIRTSAPATDHTAKFVTVQVGKVATLWKVATGGNECVEAFCPSVAPVDYTPSSITGGQPVTIYYIGTLANSNALTMRWGNSGWNNVTDTVLTKRGDGFWSATITPPPSATAINFVVTDGTNWDNNNGGNWNLPVTPAVDTSVTMTFKIVAETAWGENVYIVGNRPEIGNWGTSPDAFRQCTPTAYPQWSCVIKFPQGGIGIEYKFQKIGNGNVTWENGANRSLTLPNVDAEVDAGSFQ from the coding sequence ATGACTGTCAAGATAATCGGTCGCCGTTTGGCGGCCTCCTTCGCCCTGATGGGCGCGGGGCTGATGCTGGCTCCGCTGGCCTCCGCTGCCGACTGGAAACCGGGCGTGCCCCGCACCGCCTATGTCAATCTGTTTGAATGGAGCTGGTCATCGGTCGCGCGCGAGTGCGTTACCGAGCTGGGCCCGAAAGGCTACGCGGCAGTGCAGGTGTCGCCGCCGCAGGAACACCTGAAGGGTTCCGAATGGTGGGTGCGTTACCAGCCGGTCAGCTACAAGCTCGATTCGCGCAGTGGCAATCGTCGCGAATTCTTCGCGATGGTGCAGATCTGTAAGGCCGCGGGCGTCGATGTGTATGTGGACGCGGTCATCAATCACATGGCGGGCGGCACCACGGGCGTCGGCACCGCAGGTTCGACCTACGGCAACTACATCTACCCGGCCGTTCCGTACGACCGCAGCAGCTTCCACACCCCGTCGTGCTCCATCGCTTCGAGCGACTACGACAACAACCGCAGCAACGTGACCCAGTGCGACCTGCCGGGCCTGCCCGATCTGGATACCGGCAACCCCGCGGTGCAGGACCGCATCGCCGCCTACCTGAAGGATCTGCTCTCGCTGGGCGTCAAGGGCTTCCGCATCGACGCGGCCAAGCACATCAAGCCGGAAGAGCTCGCGGCCATCAAGGCCAAGGTTCCCGGTGCCTACTTCCTGACCCAGGAGGTGATCAAGGACGGTTCGCTGTACAACTCGGGCGACATCAACAAGTACCCGGAGATCGGTACGGTCAACGAGTTCAGCTACGTCTACGCCATGAAAAACATGTTCATGAACATGTATGGCTTCAACCTGTCGCGCATGCCGGAAGCCTTTGCCAACTGGGGCATGTTCCCCAGCAACAAGGCCACCGTGTTCGTGAACAACCACGACACCGAACGCAAGTACTGCGACAAATACGCGCCGGGCGCCCAGTGCGATTCGATGAACACCTTTAGCGGCGACAAGCTCTACCTCGCCAACGTGTTCATGCTCGGCTACCCCTACGGCTATCCGCAGGTCATGTCGGGTTACTACTTCAACAGCCACGACATGGGCCCGGTCGGTCAGCCGTACAAGGGCTTCGAGCTGACGCCGTCGAACTGCAGCAGCGACCCGACGGCCGCGGGCAAGTGGGACTGCGTGCATCGCGACAAGCGCGTGGCGAACATGGTCGGCTTCCGCAACTTTACCGCCGCCTCGCCGCTGCGCCGCTGGGCTGCTGACGGTGAGAACCGCATCTCGTTCGTGCGCGGCAACAAGGGTTTCGTTGCCATCAACAACACGACCGATGTGTGGGCCAAGACCTTCGCCACCGGCCTGCCCGATGCGACCTATTGCAACGTGCTGACCAGCGACCAGCCTGAAACCGGATTCTGCCCGGCCGCGGCCCAGGTCAAGGTGGTCGGCGGCCAGGCCACGCTGAGCATCCCGGCCAACGCCGCTGTTGCGCTGCACTTCGGCGCAGTGGTTCAGCCGCTGATCCGTGCGCTGCCGAGCCGCATTCCCGACAGCCTCAACGTCGCTCGCAGCCAGGTCGTCACCTCGAAAGCGGTGCGTTCCTTCGACTTCGCGCCGGTCCTGGTCTCGGCGGTGGGCGGTGAAGTCAGTGTCGGCAACAGCGCCTTCGCGCCGACCGCCACGGTCAACCCGGGTCAGGTCTTCCGCATCCGCACCAGCGCGCCGGCCACCGATCACACGGCCAAGTTCGTCACCGTGCAGGTCGGCAAGGTCGCCACGCTGTGGAAGGTCGCCACCGGCGGCAACGAGTGCGTCGAAGCCTTCTGCCCGAGCGTCGCCCCGGTCGACTACACGCCGTCGTCGATCACCGGTGGTCAGCCGGTCACGATCTATTACATCGGTACGCTCGCCAACAGCAATGCGCTGACGATGCGCTGGGGCAACAGCGGCTGGAACAACGTGACCGATACCGTGCTGACCAAGCGCGGCGACGGTTTCTGGTCCGCCACCATCACCCCGCCGCCGAGCGCAACTGCGATCAACTTCGTGGTCACCGACGGTACCAACTGGGACAACAACAACGGTGGCAACTGGAACCTGCCGGTCACGCCGGCGGTGGATACCTCGGTCACGATGACCTTCAAGATCGTTGCCGAAACGGCGTGGGGCGAGAACGTCTACATCGTCGGCAACCGTCCGGAGATCGGCAACTGGGGCACGTCGCCGGACGCCTTCCGCCAGTGCACCCCGACCGCTTACCCGCAGTGGAGCTGCGTGATCAAGTTCCCGCAGGGTGGCATCGGTATCGAGTACAAGTTCCAGAAGATCGGCAACGGCAATGTCACCTGGGAGAACGGCGCAAACCGTTCGCTCACGCTGCCGAACGTCGATGCTGAAGTGGACGCGGGCAGCTTCCAGTAA
- a CDS encoding FKBP-type peptidyl-prolyl cis-trans isomerase: protein MKIEKNTAVTLRLKVTDPKGVFVYDDGKTPMSYLHGGYENIFEKLEAVLEGQEAGFAATVDLSAEEAFGERDESLVTTMPKSEFPPGVKVGGQLQRMGADGEMRYFFVTKIKGPTVMLDGNHPLAGKPLRISMKVVEVRAATAEEIEHQHVHGEHGHHH, encoded by the coding sequence ATGAAAATCGAAAAGAACACCGCCGTCACCCTGCGCCTGAAGGTCACCGACCCAAAGGGCGTGTTCGTCTACGACGACGGCAAGACGCCGATGTCTTACCTGCACGGCGGTTACGAGAACATCTTCGAGAAGCTTGAAGCGGTGCTCGAAGGGCAGGAGGCGGGCTTCGCCGCGACGGTCGATCTGAGCGCCGAAGAGGCTTTCGGCGAACGCGACGAGTCGCTTGTCACCACCATGCCCAAGAGCGAATTCCCGCCCGGCGTGAAGGTCGGCGGCCAGCTGCAGCGCATGGGTGCCGACGGCGAGATGCGCTACTTCTTCGTCACCAAGATCAAGGGCCCCACGGTGATGCTCGACGGCAACCACCCGCTCGCCGGCAAGCCGCTGCGCATCAGTATGAAAGTGGTCGAAGTGCGCGCCGCCACCGCCGAAGAGATCGAACACCAGCATGTGCATGGCGAACACGGGCACCACCACTGA
- a CDS encoding DUF3568 family protein, with the protein MQTLHTQTAHCLYALTRMLATFGAAILALALLNGCAALAVSLAGAGAGAGLSHQLNGTASRTFTEPFSKVDAATRIASKRMYLEVDEVASTGSGQVTRARVSNLNVSVELEPLSPTLTRVNVVARKDLLRVDGATAQEIVAQIERSLAVVDLAEAADAAARAGKIDNAKFIRDEPVSTRKNGTSNKKKTSI; encoded by the coding sequence ATGCAAACGTTGCACACCCAAACCGCACATTGCCTCTACGCCCTGACCCGCATGCTGGCGACCTTCGGCGCCGCGATCCTCGCGCTCGCACTGCTCAACGGATGTGCTGCGCTTGCGGTGAGCCTCGCCGGGGCGGGCGCCGGTGCCGGGCTCTCTCACCAGCTCAACGGTACCGCCAGCCGCACGTTCACCGAGCCGTTCAGCAAGGTCGACGCGGCGACCCGGATTGCATCGAAGCGGATGTACCTGGAAGTGGATGAAGTCGCCAGCACCGGTAGCGGCCAGGTGACGCGTGCGCGGGTCAGCAATCTGAACGTGTCGGTCGAACTCGAACCGCTCTCGCCCACCCTCACCCGCGTCAATGTCGTCGCGCGCAAGGACCTGTTGCGGGTGGATGGCGCCACGGCCCAGGAAATCGTGGCGCAGATCGAGCGCTCGCTCGCGGTGGTCGATCTGGCGGAAGCCGCCGACGCTGCGGCCCGGGCGGGCAAGATCGACAACGCGAAATTCATTCGCGACGAACCCGTCAGCACACGCAAGAACGGCACTTCGAACAAGAAGAAGACCTCGATCTGA